Proteins from one Amycolatopsis endophytica genomic window:
- a CDS encoding ABC transporter ATP-binding protein, protein MTDVVEATARPAAASTTEPPPAAPTAAALKELRRPVRGLTVTGVVLGAVGALTQLVPFAGIAELARVLLAPGPLDSGRVVTTALVIAIGLVLGWSCTGAALSVTHVADGKLQAILRRRMVARLGRVELGWYGGTNSGAVRKAALDDIDDLHHLVAHHDVELAGAIVLPLGGLAYLVWVDWRLALLAIVTLPVYLVAYAFMMRGFAEKMTAMDTGFARVSSAIAEFVHGIAVVKVFGRTNKAHEGYRRAVTGYASKYAGWVRPVLRLEAFTSMALSVPVIALAGLLGGTWFVAAGWVEPVDVLAEVLVAVVIPSTLLTINQGLTAQRKAVAAAGRITSLLTTPELPVSTQPREPAGAEVVFDGVSFAYADGAPVLHEVDLVCRPGTVTALVGSSGAGKSTLAKLVPRFHDVTAGAVRVGGADVRDVLPEELYRHVGFVLQDVQLLHGTVADNLRLGRPSATEDELVAAATAARIHDRILRLPRGYDSVIGEDAVFSGGEAQRVSIARALLADTPVLVLDEATAHADPESEAEIQDALSAIARDRTVLVIAHRLSTITGVDQIVVLDEGRVAERGTHRQLLARDGRYARMWSAHHGEGNDA, encoded by the coding sequence GTGACCGATGTCGTCGAGGCGACGGCGAGGCCCGCCGCGGCAAGCACCACCGAACCCCCGCCCGCCGCGCCCACGGCAGCCGCGTTGAAGGAGCTTCGCCGCCCCGTCCGCGGGCTCACCGTCACCGGCGTCGTGCTCGGCGCGGTCGGTGCGCTGACCCAGCTCGTGCCGTTCGCCGGGATCGCCGAGCTGGCCCGGGTGCTGCTCGCCCCCGGGCCGCTGGACTCCGGCCGCGTCGTCACCACCGCGCTGGTGATCGCGATCGGACTGGTCCTCGGCTGGAGCTGCACCGGCGCCGCCCTGTCGGTGACCCACGTGGCCGACGGGAAGTTGCAGGCGATCCTGCGCCGCCGCATGGTGGCGCGGCTGGGGCGGGTCGAGCTGGGCTGGTACGGCGGCACCAACTCCGGCGCCGTCCGCAAGGCCGCGCTCGACGACATCGACGACCTGCACCACCTCGTCGCGCACCACGACGTCGAGCTGGCCGGTGCGATCGTGCTGCCGCTGGGTGGGCTCGCCTACCTGGTGTGGGTGGACTGGCGGCTGGCGCTGCTGGCGATCGTGACGCTGCCGGTCTACCTCGTCGCCTACGCGTTCATGATGCGTGGCTTCGCCGAGAAGATGACCGCGATGGACACCGGGTTCGCCAGGGTCAGCTCGGCGATCGCCGAGTTCGTGCACGGCATCGCGGTGGTCAAGGTCTTCGGCCGCACCAACAAGGCACACGAGGGCTACCGTCGCGCGGTCACCGGGTACGCCTCGAAGTATGCCGGGTGGGTGCGGCCCGTGCTGCGGCTGGAGGCGTTCACGTCGATGGCGCTGTCGGTGCCGGTGATCGCGCTGGCCGGGCTTCTCGGCGGGACCTGGTTCGTCGCGGCGGGGTGGGTCGAGCCGGTGGACGTGCTGGCCGAGGTGCTCGTCGCGGTGGTCATCCCGTCCACGCTGCTGACGATCAACCAGGGACTCACCGCGCAGCGCAAGGCGGTCGCGGCCGCGGGCCGCATCACGAGCCTGCTCACCACGCCCGAACTCCCCGTGTCCACTCAGCCGCGCGAGCCCGCTGGCGCCGAGGTCGTGTTCGACGGGGTGTCCTTCGCCTACGCCGACGGGGCGCCGGTGCTGCACGAGGTGGACCTGGTCTGCCGTCCCGGCACCGTCACCGCACTGGTGGGCAGCTCCGGTGCGGGCAAGTCCACGCTCGCGAAGCTGGTGCCCCGCTTCCACGACGTGACCGCCGGTGCCGTCCGGGTCGGCGGGGCCGACGTCCGTGACGTGCTGCCGGAGGAGCTGTACCGCCACGTCGGGTTCGTGCTGCAGGACGTGCAGCTGCTGCACGGCACGGTCGCGGACAACCTGCGGCTGGGACGGCCATCCGCCACCGAGGACGAACTGGTCGCGGCCGCGACCGCGGCGCGCATCCACGACCGGATTCTGCGCCTGCCCCGCGGCTACGACTCGGTGATCGGCGAGGACGCGGTGTTCTCCGGCGGCGAGGCGCAGCGGGTGTCGATCGCTCGGGCGCTGCTCGCCGACACCCCGGTCCTCGTCCTCGACGAAGCCACCGCGCACGCCGATCCGGAGTCCGAGGCCGAGATCCAGGACGCCCTGTCCGCGATCGCGCGCGACCGCACCGTGCTGGTGATCGCGCACCGGCTGTCCACCATCACGGGTGTCGACCAGATCGTCGTGCTCGACGAAGGCCGCGTGGCCGAACGGGGCACGCACCGGCAGCTGCTGGCCCGCGATGGCCGTTACGCGCGGATGTGGTCCGCCCACCACGGCGAGGGGAACGACGCATGA
- a CDS encoding ABC transporter permease, with product MTRRRRAGVAGAVLLLALIVCGPLIAAHPATAPVAPAFSPPGTGGPLGTDQLGRDVLARLLHGSLPLLLTSVLGAVLGTALGALAGLSGALAAIRHPRIEPLVTRPLDVLAAVPPILVLLLVLTALPSRTGLVLAVVLSGLPLSARVARAAADQVTGRAHVEAALARGESWWWLLGREVLPLVGGTLLADLGLRFVTAVYLVAAAGFLGLGTGDSDWGLMIVEALPGAALQPWALLAPMIGVALLAVTANLLADGAGARARGVLA from the coding sequence GTGACCCGTCGACGTCGTGCCGGGGTGGCGGGGGCGGTACTGCTCCTGGCACTGATCGTGTGCGGGCCCCTGATCGCCGCGCATCCGGCGACCGCGCCGGTCGCTCCCGCGTTCTCGCCGCCGGGGACCGGCGGGCCCCTCGGCACCGACCAGCTGGGCAGGGACGTGCTCGCGCGGCTGCTGCACGGCAGCCTGCCGCTGCTGCTCACGAGCGTGCTCGGGGCGGTTCTCGGCACCGCGCTCGGCGCGCTCGCCGGGCTGTCCGGCGCGCTCGCCGCGATCCGCCACCCCCGGATCGAACCGCTGGTGACGCGCCCGCTGGACGTGCTCGCCGCGGTGCCGCCGATCCTCGTGCTGCTGCTGGTGCTCACCGCGCTGCCCAGCCGGACGGGGCTGGTGCTGGCGGTCGTGCTGTCCGGGCTGCCGTTGTCGGCGCGCGTGGCCAGGGCCGCCGCCGACCAGGTCACCGGACGCGCGCACGTGGAGGCGGCGCTGGCGAGGGGTGAGAGCTGGTGGTGGCTGCTGGGCCGTGAGGTGCTGCCGCTGGTCGGCGGCACGCTGCTGGCCGACCTCGGGCTGCGGTTCGTGACCGCCGTCTACCTGGTCGCCGCGGCGGGCTTCCTCGGACTGGGCACGGGTGATTCCGACTGGGGGCTGATGATCGTGGAAGCGCTGCCCGGGGCCGCGCTGCAGCCGTGGGCCCTGCTGGCGCCGATGATCGGTGTGGCGCTGCTGGCGGTCACGGCGAACCTGCTCGCCGACGGCGCCGGCGCCCGCGCGCGGGGGGTGCTCGCGTGA
- a CDS encoding ABC transporter ATP-binding protein translates to MTLVEIRGLTLATADGPIVDGVDLTVAPGEAVGVVGPSGSGKTSTALAVLGHLRPGVRHTGGRVLVTGQDMLPRPAPGIRGVVTGYVGQDPGAALNPYARVGAFLRVMAGGAAEVDRLLARVGLDAGLAHRYPHQLSGGQQQRVVIAAALARSPRLLVLDEPTTALDLVAKQEVTGELARLRDEGIALLWISHDLATVEAGTDRVVAFAGGRVVPGTAGPVRPAAVRSTTGGIVLEGRSLTAAHGPRTVLSEVDFAVRGGECLAVLGTSGAGKSTLARRIAGLHPGGGTVLLDGEALPDVVHRRGRAQRAALGLVAQSPVEALHPRQTVRTALDRPLRTLRGMRDREARASEITRLLEAVHLPAGFAGRLPGELSGGQRQRVSIARALAAGPRVLVCDEPTSALDAATGAEILALLGELRARHGLAVVLITHDATVAVSAADRLLVLADGRVTADGPVRELVPGHEDPDQAVIRLLGGSRPLSPTHP, encoded by the coding sequence GTGACGCTGGTGGAGATCCGCGGGCTCACGCTCGCGACCGCGGACGGCCCGATCGTCGACGGCGTGGACCTGACCGTCGCCCCTGGCGAGGCGGTGGGTGTCGTCGGGCCGTCGGGGTCCGGCAAGACGAGCACCGCGCTCGCCGTGCTCGGGCACCTGCGCCCCGGCGTGCGGCACACCGGCGGCCGGGTGCTCGTGACCGGGCAGGACATGCTGCCGCGTCCGGCGCCTGGGATCCGCGGCGTGGTGACCGGCTACGTGGGGCAGGATCCGGGCGCGGCGCTCAACCCGTACGCGCGGGTCGGTGCCTTCCTGCGCGTGATGGCGGGCGGAGCAGCCGAGGTGGACCGGCTGCTCGCGCGCGTGGGGCTCGACGCCGGACTCGCGCACCGCTATCCGCACCAGCTCTCCGGCGGACAGCAGCAGCGGGTCGTCATCGCGGCGGCGCTGGCGCGGTCCCCGCGGCTGCTGGTGCTCGACGAACCGACCACGGCACTGGACCTGGTGGCCAAGCAGGAGGTGACCGGCGAGCTGGCCCGCCTGCGCGACGAGGGCATCGCCCTGCTGTGGATCAGCCACGACCTGGCGACCGTCGAGGCCGGAACCGACCGCGTCGTGGCCTTCGCGGGCGGACGGGTGGTGCCCGGCACTGCCGGTCCCGTCCGGCCCGCCGCGGTGCGTTCCACCACGGGCGGGATCGTGCTGGAGGGACGGTCGCTCACCGCGGCCCACGGACCACGCACCGTCTTGTCCGAAGTGGACTTCGCCGTGCGCGGCGGTGAATGCCTGGCCGTGCTGGGCACGTCCGGCGCGGGCAAGAGCACCCTCGCCCGGCGGATCGCCGGACTGCACCCCGGCGGAGGCACCGTCCTGCTCGACGGCGAAGCGCTGCCCGACGTGGTGCACCGGCGGGGCCGGGCCCAGCGCGCGGCGCTCGGCCTGGTGGCGCAGAGCCCCGTCGAGGCCCTGCATCCCCGCCAGACCGTGCGCACCGCGCTCGACCGTCCACTCCGGACGCTGCGCGGGATGCGTGACCGCGAAGCCCGCGCGAGCGAGATCACGCGCCTGCTCGAAGCCGTGCACCTGCCCGCCGGGTTCGCCGGGCGGCTGCCCGGGGAGCTGTCCGGCGGGCAGCGGCAGCGGGTGTCGATCGCCCGCGCGCTCGCGGCCGGTCCGCGGGTGCTGGTCTGCGACGAGCCCACCTCCGCGCTCGACGCCGCCACCGGCGCCGAAATCCTCGCCCTGCTGGGCGAACTGCGGGCCCGGCACGGTCTCGCCGTCGTCCTGATCACCCACGACGCCACCGTCGCGGTGTCGGCCGCCGACCGGCTGCTGGTGCTGGCCGACGGCCGCGTCACCGCCGACGGGCCGGTCCGTGAGCTGGTGCCCGGGCACGAGGACCCCGACCAGGCCGTGATCCGGCTGCTGGGCGGCTCGCGCCCGCTGTCCCCGACCCATCCGTGA
- a CDS encoding non-ribosomal peptide synthetase, with amino-acid sequence MTASDIVAELRNLGVQLWAEEGQLRFRAPQGVLTEQRRSALKAHRDEIRGLLEAERPEVVADPDARYEPFPLTDVQTAYLLGRRSPFGYGGVACHGYLEVHYPALDPDAVEQAWNTLIARHDMLRAVISEDGYQRVLPEVPRCRVTVGEDLAGAREELGHRVYDTTRWPLFELRITRTGEGDVLHFSLDSLIADWASAAILFDELDALLAGEPLPPLDISFRDYLLAERGLRETARYHRDRDYWRGRLDDLPGAPELPLATQTATTEPVRFARHRFRMPEREWARLRERASAYGITPGNTVLAAYASVLDRWSRHGRFSLSVTLLNRLPLHEQVDRLVGDFTSVSVLAVDAMAGVPFHERARNLGARLFADLDHRSYSGVEVLRDLARSRGRESALLPVVFTSALGLGPGDAPASGRRLGEGITQTPQVFLDCQVNDGGGDLVVDWDVRQGIFPDGLVDDLFAAFTGLLETLAGDEDRWADRDPITLPAWQAEERAQVNATAAPMRERLLHRDFFEQASRTPEAVAVMSPAGELTYGELAGRAAAVAAGLRAAGAGAGDRVAVVMDKGSEQVAAVFGVLLAGGVYLPVDTTQPALRRDRVIRAAGARHVLTQSWVDGVEGIQVDRLAPVPVPVVPDGDPAEPAYVIYTSGSTGEPKGVVISHRAALNTIDDISDRFGVGADDRVLGLAQLGFDLSVYDIFGLLGRGGALVLPDPARGADPSHWAEVVARHGVTVWNSVPAQLGMLTDYLRREPRPLPGPRLAMLSGDWIPVSLPDEARALVPGLRVVSLGGATEASIWSIAHPVEEVPPEWTSIPYGKPLRNQGFRVLDDAFRDCPVWAVGELFITGEGLALGYLGDAELTAARFLTHPRDGQRLYRTGDLGRYLPGGSIEFLGREDGQVKIRGHRIELGEVEAAMLAHPAVGAAAAVVTGEERALLGFAVPATRVPEEPGDDRLRRAVSRFADRASAALDPASVSAYVHDLHRASRLTMLHVLRDRGALTRAQSADEVLDAARVHERHRWLVRRWLESLTAGGLVERTAEGYLPRVVTDAGALAAAWDRVATHRADGLCTEDFVAYHRAHADRLDALLEDRQNPFELLFPQGDAAPARAVYRDDSAARYLNAGAAGVLHRIAAGHREDRPLRVLELGAGTGATTASVLPLLDGFDVDYRFTDLTAFFLPEAQREFGTHPGVRFGLFDVDGDIRAQGLTPNSADVVLCAGMLNSARDTAAALRTVTELLAPGGWLVFTEPTAELPNILLTQGFMMEPARGDRDHGEAPLLSTGQWRDLLDGIGAREVLCLPEDGHALAPHGMHVFAARVKVDRQPVTPRQLSTFLADRLPAHMVPSHLQIVDALPVTANGKIDRRTLAGWRPAEAETGPASTETGDELEQRLSARWAAALGISAIGRDESFYDRGADSLIMARMAGRLREEVPEAAGFAYDTLLRQMLNEPTVAALARALREGDGTVVPEPRRATRGNSLLVPFGGGDEGPVRVLFHAALGTMDYFQAIGGALADQNLGPVTGMAVADAETYVAIPPSKLLPAVADDYARRLADEGHTRFQLIGYCLGGLLAVEVARRLTERGLEVTDLTLVDSIPMFVETDEELAFESIFVPNLDLDPVATVFGPAVAAEDVYRAIDLLMTEHGGRVPAGALAAVSGDPGLDAVAAAARERSAVPQEERLAGYARAAAERAGVPVDPELVPALFRVCRHSMIAARFDPEPYAGDMTFLRAAEQQSFGISAGVGHLAAPFWERACLGRFTVLDVPGNHFSVIEPPHVSTVADHLAAPLRAAGPREEARP; translated from the coding sequence ATGACCGCGAGCGACATCGTCGCCGAACTGCGCAACCTCGGCGTGCAGCTGTGGGCCGAAGAGGGACAGCTGCGCTTCCGCGCCCCGCAGGGGGTGCTGACCGAGCAGCGGCGTTCCGCGCTCAAGGCGCACCGGGACGAGATCCGCGGCCTGCTCGAAGCCGAGCGCCCGGAGGTGGTCGCCGATCCGGATGCCCGGTACGAGCCCTTTCCGCTCACCGACGTGCAGACGGCGTACCTGCTCGGCCGCCGGTCCCCGTTCGGGTACGGGGGCGTGGCCTGCCACGGCTACCTGGAGGTGCACTACCCGGCGCTCGACCCGGACGCGGTGGAGCAGGCGTGGAACACCCTCATCGCCCGGCACGACATGCTGCGCGCGGTCATTTCCGAGGACGGCTACCAGCGGGTGCTCCCGGAGGTGCCCCGGTGCCGGGTCACCGTGGGCGAGGACCTGGCGGGTGCCCGGGAGGAGCTGGGGCACCGCGTCTACGACACCACGCGCTGGCCGCTGTTCGAACTGCGCATCACGCGCACCGGCGAGGGCGATGTGCTGCACTTCTCCCTCGACTCGCTGATCGCGGACTGGGCGAGCGCGGCGATCCTGTTCGACGAGCTGGACGCGCTGCTGGCCGGGGAACCCCTGCCCCCGCTGGACATCTCGTTCCGGGACTACCTGCTCGCCGAGCGCGGTCTGCGCGAAACCGCGCGGTACCACCGCGATCGTGACTACTGGCGCGGCAGGCTGGACGACCTGCCCGGCGCACCCGAACTGCCGCTGGCCACGCAGACCGCGACGACGGAGCCGGTCCGGTTCGCGCGGCACCGGTTCCGGATGCCGGAACGTGAGTGGGCGCGCCTGCGGGAGCGCGCCTCCGCGTACGGGATCACGCCGGGCAACACGGTGCTCGCCGCGTACGCGTCGGTCCTGGACCGCTGGAGCAGGCACGGCCGGTTCTCGCTGAGCGTGACCCTGTTGAACCGGCTCCCCCTGCACGAGCAGGTGGACCGGCTGGTGGGGGACTTCACGTCGGTGAGCGTGCTGGCCGTCGACGCGATGGCGGGCGTGCCCTTCCACGAACGCGCCCGCAACCTGGGCGCGCGGCTGTTCGCCGACCTCGACCACCGCTCCTACTCGGGTGTCGAGGTGCTGCGTGACCTGGCGCGGTCGCGGGGACGGGAGTCGGCGCTGCTGCCCGTGGTGTTCACCAGCGCGCTCGGGCTCGGGCCCGGCGACGCGCCGGCGAGCGGGCGGCGCCTGGGCGAGGGCATCACCCAGACCCCGCAGGTGTTCCTCGACTGCCAGGTCAACGACGGTGGCGGTGATCTGGTCGTGGACTGGGACGTGCGCCAGGGCATCTTCCCGGACGGTCTGGTCGACGACCTGTTCGCCGCCTTCACCGGTCTGCTCGAAACGCTGGCCGGGGACGAGGACCGGTGGGCCGACCGCGATCCCATCACCTTGCCCGCATGGCAGGCCGAAGAACGCGCGCAGGTCAACGCGACGGCGGCGCCGATGCGGGAACGCCTGCTGCACCGCGACTTCTTCGAGCAGGCATCACGCACGCCCGAGGCGGTCGCGGTGATGTCGCCCGCGGGGGAGCTGACCTACGGCGAGCTGGCCGGGCGGGCCGCGGCGGTGGCGGCCGGGCTGCGTGCCGCCGGAGCCGGTGCGGGCGATCGCGTCGCGGTGGTGATGGACAAGGGATCCGAGCAGGTCGCCGCGGTGTTCGGGGTGCTGCTCGCCGGGGGTGTCTACCTGCCCGTCGACACCACCCAGCCCGCGCTGCGCCGGGACCGGGTGATCCGGGCGGCCGGTGCGCGTCACGTGCTCACCCAGTCCTGGGTGGACGGTGTCGAGGGCATCCAGGTCGACCGGCTGGCCCCGGTTCCGGTGCCCGTGGTGCCGGACGGCGATCCCGCGGAGCCCGCCTACGTGATCTACACGTCGGGGTCCACCGGCGAGCCCAAGGGCGTGGTGATCAGCCACCGCGCCGCGCTCAACACGATCGACGACATCTCCGACCGGTTCGGGGTCGGCGCGGACGACCGGGTGCTCGGGCTGGCGCAGCTCGGATTCGACCTGTCGGTGTACGACATCTTCGGTCTCCTGGGCCGCGGCGGGGCGCTGGTGCTGCCGGATCCGGCGCGCGGTGCCGATCCCTCGCACTGGGCGGAGGTGGTCGCACGGCACGGCGTGACGGTGTGGAACTCGGTGCCGGCGCAGCTGGGGATGCTGACCGACTACCTGCGGCGGGAACCACGGCCGCTGCCCGGTCCGCGTCTGGCGATGCTGTCCGGCGACTGGATCCCGGTGTCGCTGCCCGACGAGGCCCGCGCACTGGTGCCCGGGCTGCGGGTGGTCTCCCTCGGTGGCGCGACCGAGGCTTCGATCTGGTCGATCGCGCACCCGGTCGAGGAGGTGCCGCCGGAGTGGACGAGCATCCCGTACGGGAAACCGTTGCGGAACCAGGGTTTCCGGGTGCTCGACGACGCCTTCCGCGACTGTCCGGTGTGGGCTGTCGGTGAGCTGTTCATCACCGGGGAAGGACTCGCGCTGGGCTACCTCGGCGACGCGGAACTGACCGCGGCGCGGTTCCTCACCCACCCGCGCGACGGGCAGCGGCTCTACCGCACCGGCGACCTCGGCCGCTACCTGCCCGGTGGGTCGATCGAGTTCCTCGGGCGCGAGGACGGGCAGGTCAAGATCCGGGGGCACCGGATCGAACTCGGCGAGGTCGAGGCCGCGATGCTGGCGCACCCGGCCGTCGGAGCCGCTGCCGCGGTGGTGACCGGCGAGGAGCGCGCGCTGCTGGGGTTCGCCGTGCCCGCGACCCGGGTACCCGAGGAGCCCGGTGACGATCGTCTGCGCCGTGCCGTGTCCCGCTTCGCCGACCGGGCATCCGCGGCGCTCGACCCCGCTTCGGTCAGCGCGTACGTGCACGACCTGCACCGGGCGTCCCGGCTGACGATGCTGCACGTCCTGCGCGACCGGGGCGCGCTCACGCGGGCCCAGAGCGCGGACGAGGTGCTCGACGCGGCCCGCGTGCACGAACGTCACCGGTGGCTGGTGCGCCGCTGGCTGGAATCACTGACCGCGGGCGGACTGGTCGAGCGGACCGCCGAGGGCTACCTGCCGCGCGTGGTCACCGACGCCGGGGCCCTCGCCGCGGCATGGGACCGGGTCGCCACCCACCGCGCGGACGGCCTGTGCACCGAGGACTTCGTCGCCTACCACCGGGCCCACGCCGACCGGCTCGACGCGCTGCTGGAGGACCGGCAGAACCCGTTCGAACTGCTCTTCCCCCAGGGCGACGCGGCCCCGGCGCGGGCGGTGTACCGCGACGACTCCGCCGCGCGGTACCTCAACGCCGGAGCCGCGGGGGTCCTGCACCGGATCGCCGCGGGGCACCGCGAGGACCGGCCGTTGCGTGTGCTGGAACTGGGCGCGGGCACCGGCGCGACCACGGCGTCGGTGCTGCCGCTGCTGGACGGGTTCGACGTGGACTACCGGTTCACCGACCTCACGGCTTTCTTCCTGCCCGAGGCGCAGCGGGAGTTCGGCACGCATCCGGGTGTCCGGTTCGGACTGTTCGATGTGGATGGCGACATCCGGGCGCAGGGACTGACCCCGAACTCGGCCGACGTGGTGCTGTGCGCGGGAATGCTCAACAGCGCGCGGGACACCGCCGCCGCGCTGCGCACCGTCACGGAGCTGCTGGCGCCGGGGGGCTGGCTGGTGTTCACCGAGCCGACGGCCGAGCTGCCGAACATCCTGCTCACCCAGGGGTTCATGATGGAACCCGCCCGCGGTGACCGCGACCACGGCGAGGCTCCTCTGCTGTCCACGGGGCAGTGGCGCGACCTCCTCGACGGCATCGGCGCACGTGAGGTGCTGTGCCTGCCCGAGGACGGGCACGCACTCGCCCCGCACGGGATGCACGTCTTCGCCGCCCGGGTCAAAGTGGACAGACAGCCGGTGACGCCGCGGCAGCTGAGCACCTTCCTCGCCGATCGGCTCCCCGCGCACATGGTGCCGTCGCACCTGCAGATCGTCGACGCGCTCCCGGTCACCGCGAACGGCAAGATCGACCGCCGCACGCTCGCCGGATGGCGGCCCGCGGAAGCCGAAACGGGTCCGGCGTCCACCGAGACCGGCGACGAGCTGGAGCAGCGGTTGTCGGCGCGGTGGGCGGCCGCGCTGGGTATCTCGGCGATCGGCCGGGACGAGAGCTTCTACGACCGCGGCGCGGATTCGCTGATCATGGCGAGAATGGCGGGCCGCCTGCGGGAGGAGGTGCCCGAGGCGGCCGGGTTCGCCTACGACACCCTGCTGCGGCAGATGCTCAACGAGCCGACGGTGGCGGCCCTGGCGCGGGCCCTGCGCGAAGGTGACGGCACGGTCGTGCCCGAGCCGCGACGGGCCACGCGCGGCAACTCGCTGCTGGTGCCCTTCGGCGGCGGGGACGAGGGGCCGGTGCGGGTGCTGTTCCACGCCGCACTCGGCACCATGGACTACTTCCAGGCCATCGGCGGCGCACTGGCGGACCAGAACCTCGGGCCCGTCACCGGCATGGCCGTCGCGGACGCCGAGACCTACGTGGCGATCCCGCCGTCGAAGCTGCTGCCCGCCGTCGCCGACGACTACGCGCGGCGCCTGGCCGACGAGGGGCACACGCGCTTCCAGCTGATCGGCTACTGCCTGGGCGGGCTGCTCGCGGTCGAGGTCGCGCGGCGGCTCACCGAGCGCGGGCTGGAAGTCACCGATCTCACGCTGGTCGATTCCATCCCGATGTTCGTCGAGACCGACGAGGAACTGGCCTTCGAGTCGATCTTCGTGCCGAACCTCGACCTCGACCCGGTGGCCACCGTGTTCGGCCCCGCCGTCGCCGCCGAGGACGTCTACCGCGCGATCGACCTGCTGATGACCGAGCACGGGGGCCGGGTGCCCGCCGGAGCGCTGGCCGCGGTGAGCGGCGATCCGGGGCTCGACGCGGTCGCGGCGGCGGCGCGGGAACGCTCCGCCGTGCCCCAGGAGGAACGGCTCGCCGGATACGCGCGGGCGGCGGCCGAACGCGCGGGCGTGCCGGTGGACCCGGAGCTGGTGCCCGCGCTGTTCCGGGTGTGCCGTCACAGCATGATCGCGGCGCGGTTCGACCCCGAGCCCTACGCCGGGGACATGACCTTCCTGCGCGCCGCCGAACAGCAGTCGTTCGGCATCTCCGCCGGGGTGGGGCACCTCGCGGCGCCGTTCTGGGAGCGGGCCTGCCTGGGCCGCTTCACGGTGCTCGACGTGCCCGGCAACCACTTCAGCGTGATCGAACCGCCACACGTGTCCACCGTGGCGGACCACCTGGCCGCGCCGCTGCGCGCGGCCGGACCCCGAGAGGAGGCACGACCGTGA
- a CDS encoding ABC transporter permease, with the protein MTGALARTSRRLGLSAVLLVLLSFVVYVGVDLLPGDAVTAHLGPSASAERVAQARANLGLDRPVLIRYLDWAGGALHGDFGLSATGRPVGDMLSDRVGNSVLLAGLALLLLVPLSLVLGVVAAWRRARATDRVVSTTALLLVSVPEFVIASGLVVVFAVLLPLLPAVSLVPAGSSPLSRPEVLVLPVLGLMLPGLAYAVRVIRGTALSTVDSSQAEFLRLSGVPGRVVLRRAVVPAVLPVAVQVWVVTAVGMLGGAVLVERVFGYPGLGELLVSSVQLGDLPVVQALVLVLGALTLGGLVLADLASTLLTPRLRARGAR; encoded by the coding sequence GTGACCGGTGCGCTGGCACGGACGTCGCGGCGGCTGGGCCTGAGCGCGGTCCTGCTGGTGCTGTTGTCCTTCGTGGTCTACGTGGGCGTGGATCTGCTGCCCGGTGACGCGGTGACCGCGCACCTGGGACCGAGCGCGTCGGCGGAGCGGGTCGCGCAGGCGCGGGCGAACCTCGGCCTGGACCGGCCGGTGCTGATCCGCTACCTCGACTGGGCGGGCGGGGCGCTGCACGGCGACTTCGGCCTGTCGGCGACCGGTCGCCCGGTCGGCGACATGCTGTCCGACCGGGTCGGCAACTCGGTGCTGCTGGCCGGGCTGGCCCTGCTCCTGCTGGTGCCGTTGTCGCTGGTGCTGGGTGTGGTGGCGGCGTGGCGTCGCGCGCGCGCCACCGACCGCGTGGTGTCCACGACGGCGCTGCTGCTGGTGTCGGTGCCGGAGTTCGTGATCGCCTCGGGCCTGGTCGTCGTGTTCGCGGTGCTGCTCCCGCTGCTGCCCGCGGTGTCGCTCGTGCCCGCCGGGAGCAGTCCGCTGAGCCGTCCGGAGGTCCTGGTGCTGCCGGTTCTCGGGTTGATGCTGCCCGGGCTCGCCTACGCGGTGCGCGTCATCCGCGGCACCGCCTTGTCCACTGTGGACTCCTCGCAGGCGGAGTTCCTGCGGTTGAGCGGGGTGCCGGGCCGGGTGGTGCTGCGGCGCGCCGTGGTGCCCGCGGTGCTGCCGGTCGCGGTGCAGGTGTGGGTGGTGACCGCGGTCGGGATGCTCGGGGGAGCGGTGCTGGTGGAGCGCGTGTTCGGGTATCCCGGGCTGGGCGAGCTGCTGGTGTCCTCGGTCCAGCTGGGCGATCTGCCGGTGGTGCAGGCGCTGGTACTGGTCCTCGGCGCGCTGACGTTGGGCGGGCTGGTGCTGGCGGACCTCGCCTCGACCCTGCTGACGCCCCGCCTGCGCGCGAGGGGTGCCCGGTGA